Proteins encoded by one window of uncultured Draconibacterium sp.:
- a CDS encoding phytase encodes MTQILIAISFVLFFVQCERDQKRIIAEKREVKAKNETQPVRSAADRDAADDPAIWVNPENPQKSLVVGCDKNLGISVYDMSGKELSFFPAGEINNVDLRDGFDLNGESIVLVAGSNRTEDSPSQNSICLFKLDTKTGKLASLNDIGIKTNLEDVYGFCLAKDQETKKFYAFINHKSGIIQQWELYATDKGGIDGNLIRSMKVNDQPEGMVVDEELGYLYVGEEDRGVWKFSSKADGDTKGVLVANSTESNPEIAFDIEGLAMYYQPKGKGYLIVSSQGNNSFAIYEREGSNQYLFSFNVVDGDIDGVSDTDGIDITNLFINDDFPNGMLVVQDGRNIEDGERLAQNFKFVDWRDIASLANPPLLQDNKFDPDN; translated from the coding sequence ATGACACAAATATTAATTGCAATATCATTCGTATTATTTTTTGTTCAATGTGAAAGAGATCAAAAAAGAATAATTGCTGAAAAGCGAGAAGTTAAAGCCAAAAATGAAACACAACCTGTTCGTTCTGCTGCCGACAGAGATGCTGCGGATGACCCAGCCATTTGGGTTAATCCTGAAAATCCTCAAAAAAGCTTAGTTGTTGGATGTGATAAGAACCTGGGAATAAGTGTTTACGATATGTCAGGGAAAGAGCTTTCATTCTTCCCCGCAGGTGAAATTAATAATGTTGACCTGCGAGATGGATTTGACCTGAACGGAGAATCAATAGTTTTGGTTGCTGGTAGCAATCGTACAGAAGACTCACCATCTCAAAACTCCATTTGCCTGTTTAAATTGGATACAAAAACCGGAAAACTAGCCAGTTTAAATGATATCGGTATTAAAACAAATCTTGAAGATGTTTATGGCTTTTGCCTGGCAAAAGATCAGGAAACAAAAAAGTTTTATGCTTTTATAAACCATAAATCAGGAATTATTCAGCAATGGGAACTTTATGCTACAGATAAAGGCGGAATAGACGGCAACCTTATAAGAAGTATGAAGGTTAATGATCAGCCGGAAGGAATGGTTGTTGACGAAGAACTTGGCTACCTGTATGTTGGAGAGGAAGATAGAGGCGTTTGGAAATTTTCATCTAAAGCTGATGGCGACACTAAGGGGGTATTAGTAGCTAATAGTACAGAATCTAATCCTGAAATTGCATTTGATATTGAAGGATTGGCAATGTACTATCAACCCAAGGGTAAAGGATATCTAATCGTATCAAGTCAGGGAAATAACTCTTTCGCCATTTATGAACGGGAAGGCTCAAACCAATATCTATTTAGTTTCAATGTCGTTGATGGTGATATCGATGGAGTTTCCGACACTGATGGGATAGATATTACGAACCTCTTTATAAATGATGATTTCCCTAATGGAATGCTTGTTGTTCAGGATGGACGAAATATTGAAGATGGAGAACGGCTGGCGCAAAACTTTAAGTTTGTTGATTGGCGAGATATCGCTTCTTTAGCGAATCCTCCTTTATTACAAGACAATAAGTTTGATCCGGATAATTGA